In the genome of Phosphitispora fastidiosa, one region contains:
- the tatA gene encoding twin-arginine translocase TatA/TatE family subunit, translating into MVFGFGMLGAKELILILVIVLVIFGPKKLPDIGRSFGEMLSNFRKGSKDETEEAKNPDESNPDKTQK; encoded by the coding sequence ATGGTCTTCGGCTTTGGGATGCTGGGTGCAAAAGAATTGATTCTGATTTTAGTCATTGTTTTGGTGATTTTTGGTCCCAAAAAACTGCCAGATATTGGACGCTCCTTTGGGGAAATGCTTTCTAATTTCAGAAAGGGCTCCAAGGATGAAACAGAAGAAGCAAAAAACCCGGATGAATCAAATCCAGATAAAACGCAAAAGTAA
- the tatC gene encoding twin-arginine translocase subunit TatC produces MSDKSMSILDHLEALRRVFIVSFVAVIPGAVLGWIIREKVLALLVAPVKNLNYDLVFITATEALTAYLKISVVAGIVFASPVIAYQFWRFVLPALHTHEKRYLLIFIPVSVLLFVGGIAFAYYSVFSYAVKFLLSFGGEGLAPMLSLSKYLSFTIWFLLPFGVIFEMPLVIVAMARMGAVTPGFLASKRKFAVLAVFAIAAVVTPTTDMITQGIMGGAMYLLYEISIWLAYLVRPGKKNKAALPEAAAPNVDDGNDDGNDDGNDNGDGNGNDKGNDEKNDSGNVAKIYRDIVDRGDGKDSEDRK; encoded by the coding sequence TTGAGTGACAAATCGATGTCGATTTTGGACCACCTTGAGGCATTAAGGCGGGTTTTTATTGTGAGCTTTGTTGCAGTAATTCCCGGCGCGGTATTAGGGTGGATAATACGGGAGAAAGTACTGGCTCTTCTGGTGGCGCCGGTTAAGAACCTGAATTATGACCTTGTGTTTATAACTGCTACTGAGGCTCTAACAGCCTACCTGAAAATTTCAGTTGTGGCAGGTATTGTTTTTGCTTCACCGGTGATCGCATACCAGTTTTGGAGATTTGTGCTTCCTGCCCTGCATACCCACGAAAAACGCTATCTGCTGATATTTATACCGGTTTCAGTGCTGCTGTTTGTGGGCGGGATTGCATTTGCCTATTATTCTGTTTTTTCCTATGCTGTAAAATTCCTCCTCAGCTTTGGCGGAGAGGGTTTGGCTCCCATGCTTTCTTTAAGCAAATACCTTTCGTTTACCATCTGGTTTTTACTGCCCTTCGGAGTCATATTTGAAATGCCTCTGGTTATCGTTGCTATGGCCAGAATGGGAGCAGTTACTCCCGGTTTTCTGGCGTCAAAACGGAAGTTTGCCGTGCTGGCTGTGTTTGCCATAGCGGCTGTGGTTACCCCCACGACTGATATGATCACACAGGGCATAATGGGTGGGGCGATGTATCTGTTATATGAGATAAGCATATGGCTCGCTTACCTGGTGCGGCCCGGCAAAAAAAATAAAGCAGCCCTGCCTGAGGCAGCCGCCCCAAATGTTGATGACGGAAATGATGACGGAAATGATGACGGAAATGACAATGGAGACGGCAACGGAAACGACAAGGGAAATGATGAAAAAAACGATAGCGGAAATGTGGCAAAAATCTACCGTGATATTGTGGACCGCGGTGATGGCAAGGATTCGGAGGACCGTAAATGA